The following is a genomic window from Gemmatimonadaceae bacterium.
GCTGCTACGCGCAGGTGTATCTGGACCGGACGCCCATTTACCAAGGGCGCGACTCGGAGCCGCTCTTCGACGTGAACTCGATTCCGCCGAGTCAGATCGAGGCGATCGAGTACTACGCGACGCCAGCGCAAACGCCGGCGGAGTACACGCGCCTCAACTCGACGTGCGGCGTTCTGGTGATTTGGACGCGGCGTAGTCCGTAGACAGGGCTACGATTTCTTCTGGTAGGTCTTCCTGTCCGCGCGGCAGCCTTCGAAGGCGTGTCCGCTCAGCGCTTTGTCGAGGCGCCGCAACGCTTTCGCGTCGCGCATCGGGTCGATCGCGCGCTGCTCGGCGGCGTCAATGAGCGTCTCGCCGGAATCGGGGAACGCTTTCCGGAGCCGCGCCGTCTCGCACTCGACGTCGACGTGAGCGGAAAGCGGATCGGCCGCGGTCAGCTGGCGGCGCAATAGCTCGTACAGCTGTCGATTGGCGCTGCGCACGCCGATCGCGCGGTCGGCGGCGATGGCGAGTGAACGACTGCGCGTGAGGTTGACCGTGCCTTTCACGCCGATCGAGTCATCGTCGAGCAGGACGATCGGATTCTGGTAACCCGCGTCGGCCACGATCGCGTAGGGCAGGCGCTTGCCTCGGGGCCACACGACGGTGAGCGTGCGAATGTCGTCGCTCGACGTGGCGCCCGGCCGGATCTCCTGCGCGCCGATCTGCCCGCGAATTCCCGGCCCGGCGACGACCGTGAGGGTGTCGAACCGGACCACCTCGCCGTCCGCGGTCGAGCGAACGATTCGCCCGTCGCGCACGCGTGCCGACAAACGTGTATCAGTTTGTTGCGACGACAGCGTGACCGGAATCACCAGGGCGAGCATCGCTTGCCAGAGCAGGCAAGAGACTTTTCTAAAGGCCGCCATACAGCAAGGACGAGCCGCCGCGGGCGGCAGTCACTGCTATGGCTTGCGCAGCTGTGCCACTTTGCGGAGCGAATCCGCCCGAATCGAGTCCGCGAGCACGGAGTCGCGTCTCGCTTTGATGATCGCCGCGGATCGAGCGAGTCCGGCGCGGATTTCGGCGTCGATCACCGAATCGCGCATGCGTTGCTCGCGCGACTTGCCGCGAGAAAAGAGGGGAAGGCTGATGCTCCCCAACGATCCTCCGCCTCCGCCGACGGCACCGACGCCGTCCTTGCCCTCGCCCTGCATCACGTGGATGTCGGCCGAATTCCCCGCTGTGCCGACTCGCTGCGCGAGCTTGACGCCGTCCTTTTTGCTTTCCGCGATCGATTTCTTCATGTCGTCGCTCATCGTGCTCCAGCGCTGAGCCTCGTGAGCGGCGGCGGCCCACGCGGCGAGCGACGAGTCGCGCGACGTCATGGTCGACGCCCCTCGCGCGGCTCGCGATTTCTCAGTGAGGCCGGCGGGGGCCGCGGGCGCGCCGAGGCCTGACCCGCCGGCACTGGGGCGAAACTCGACGCGATCACTCGGAGGCGTGACGTTTGTCGGCGGCGCGGTGGGCAGCGTCGGCACACTGGCGGTGTCGGTTCGCGGCGGGGCCGTCGGAACGGCGGGCAGGACCGGCGCGGCCGTCGGTGGAACGGGTGTCGGTCGAGGAGCCGTTCGAGGCTGGACGGGCGTCTCTTTCGGCCGCGGCGCGGGGGGCAAGGGCGCGGGCGGTGGGAAAAAGGTCACCCGCGTCTGCGTGCGGCCGTCGTCGAGCCCCGAACGGAACCGGGCTCTGTCCGACACCGAGGTCATGGAGACCAGCGCGGCGAGAAACAGCACGGCCGTGGCAATGCCGGACGCTCCGATCTCGGTCCATCGCGGGGAACGTCGCGGAAAGTCGAACGGGTACGTGCGACGCTCGGCGGTATGCACCGGGAACGGAGGGCGAGGGATTCGAACCCCCAAGTCCTTTCGGACGCCGGTTTTCAAGACCGGTGCATTAGCCATTCTGCCAGCCCTCCCGGTATCAAAGATCGTCGGAGCGGGACGAGCGCGAAAGCGGTGGACAGGCGACCGTCGGACATCGATCCCGTACACCGCGTCACGGCGAACAGGTCCCGCCCCGCACATAGATTGTCAGCAAGCCGAGGAGCCAGGATGACGCACAGAGCGATTCAAATCGTCGTCGGAGTCGCGATTGCCGCATCGACCGCGCGAAGCCAGGAGCGGCCGCGCGGCACGGTCATCGTCAGCAACATGAACGACAACACGACGATGCTCGTGGACGCGGAGAGCGGCCGCAGGCTCGCCACGCTCGCGACCGGCGAGGGGCCGCACGAGGTCGCCGTGTCGCACGATGGGCGACGGGCCGTGGTGAGCAACTACGGCGTGCGAGGGAAGCCCGGAAACTCGCTCACCCTCGTCGACGTCGAGAGGCTCGACACGATTCGCACGATCGATCTTCGCGATCACCAGCGCCCGCACGGGATGGTCTTTCTCCCCGGCGACACGCTGCTCGCGGTTACGTCGGAGGTGAGCCGGGCCGTTCTGCTCGTCGATCTCAGGCGCGGAACAGTCGTCACGACGCGGCCGAGCTCCGGCCGCGGCACACATATGCTGGGACTGAGCGAACGTGGCGACCGCCTCGTGATGGGCAACATCAGCGACGGCACGATCACGGTGCTCGATCCGCTCGCGACGGACAGCGGCCGCGTGATTCGCGTTGCTGCGCAGCCCGAGGGGGTCGCGATTTCGCCGGATGGATCGTTTGCGTGGGCGGGGAGCAATCGCGACAGCGTGGTGCTCGTCGTGGATCTGCGCAGCGCGACGGTGGTCGACACGCTGCGCGGGTTCGGGCTGCCGTACCGTATGGCCATCTCGCCCGACGGACTGACGGCGGTGGTCACCGATCCAATCAAAGCGCGCGTGCGCGTGTTCGACGCCGCGACGCGGCGGCAGCGGTTCGACATTGCCGTCGCCGCGGACAGTCTCGTCGCGACGACCGAGGTGGCAGGATCGCCCGCGCCGGAGGGTGTCACCATTTCGAGGGACAGCCGGTGGGCGTTCGTCACCCTTCAGGGGCGCAACCGGGTCGCCACGATCGACCTCGAGCATGGCGCGATCATTGCGCTCGCGGCGACCGGCAATTGGTCCGACGGCGTCGCCTTTTCGCCGGTCGTCCATCCCTCGCGCGGTTCCGGCAAGTAACCCTCCCCGGCTTGTCGACTTTCAACCGATGATTTGTCTCGAGCGAATCACCATGCGCGAGATCCATCTCGCGCTCAAGGAACCATTTCGCATCTCGTCGGGCGTCGAGTCGACGCGGCGCATCCTTCTGCTCGAGCTGGTCGACGAGAGCGGCGCCCGCGTCTGGTCCGAGTGCGTCGCCTCGGCGCTGCCGAACTACACCTCGGAGACGATCGACACCGCGTGGCTCGCGATCAGCAAATGGCTGGCGCCTCGCGTGCTCGGCCGCCCGCTCGTCGACGCGTCGCACGCACAGTTCGAGCTCGCGGCGAACGTGCGCGGGCACAACATGGCGAAGGCCGCGATCGAGATGGGATGCTGGGGTCTCGAGGCGGTGATGCGAAAGCTGCCGCTGGCGACCTTGCTCGGCGGAACGCGTACGGAAGTGCCGACCGGCATCTCGCTCGGGCTTCAGGAATCGCCCGCCGCGTTGGTCGAGCGCGCGCAGGCCGCCGTCGGCGCCGGATACCAAAAGGTCAAGCTCAAGATCGAGCCGGGGCGGGACATCGAGTTCGTCCGCGCGGTGCGCAAGGCCGTCGGTCCCGACATCGAGCTGATGGCCGACGCCAACGCCGCGTACACGATCGACGACGGCACGCACCTCACGCGGCTCGACGAGTACGGTCTCATCATGCTCGAGCAGCCGCTCGGCGCGGACGATCTGCTGGATCTCGCCGCGCTCCAGCGGCGAATGCACACGCCGATCTGTCTCGACGAATCGATCACCGACGTGAAGCGCGCGCGCGACATGATCGCGCTTCGCAGCGGCCGGATCGTCAACATCAAACCGGGGCGCGTCGGAGGACTCGCGGCGTCGAAGGCCATTCACGACGTCTGCGCCGAAGCGGGAATTCCGGTGTGGTGCGGCGGCATGTTGGAGAGCGGCGTGGGGCGAGCGTACAACGTCGCGCTCGCGTCGCTCCCCAACTTCTCGCTTCCCGGCGATCTGAGTCCCAGCTCGCGCTACTGGGCGACGGACATCGTGTCGCCCGAGTGGACGATGGACGCGAACGGCATGGTCCGCGTGCCGCTGGAAACGCCGGGGCTTGGCGTCGCCGTGGACGCCAACCGCATCGGCCTGATCACGACGCGCCGGGAAGTCTTGCGACCTCCGCGGCGCGACTAGGGCTTTTTCGCCGGGGCCTTTGCCGCCGGCGGCTTCGTCGCCGCGGGCTTGGTGGTCCCCGGCCTCGGCTTCGCCGCCGAGTCTTGTGACGGAGCCGTGGGGATGGCGCCAGGGAGCGGCGTCGCCGCGCCGGTGTCGGTCGGCTGGTTGAACTCTGCCTCCGCGCCGCGCAGCAAGTCCTCGAGGCGAACCGCCTGCGCGACTTCGCGCGACGTGTTGAAGACGCCCTTCGCCTGCGCGGTTCTGCCTTGCATCTTGAGCGCTTCGGCTAGCTCGATGCCCGTCGCGACGTAGAGATACGGAATGCCGACGGAAGGACGGTCGATCCAGTCGCCGGTGTTCAGCACCGAGCGCGGTCCGACGAACGTCTGCGTCCAGAGCGCATAGCTGGTAGCCACGTCGAGCCAGCCGTCTCCCTGCAAGTAGACCGAATCCTTCGGCGTGGCGCTCGGCGGCATGAAGAGCTTGGCCGCGAGCCCCTGAGTGAGCACGTTGTCGCCCAGGCCAAGCTGTTTGGCGTAGCTCCCCGACGTCCGTGCGAAATAGATCGGGCGGTTGGGCCACGAGTCTTGGATCATGCGGAGCACGAAGAGATCCGCGCGCTGCAGGACGCCGTGGTCGAGATTCCGCGGGTCGATCGTCGCCTTGAGCGGACCCGCGGTGAAGTTCATCGGCGCGTTGAGCGGGTAGTACGCCGGCACGGAGTCGGCGTCCAGCATCGTCATGTTGAGTGGCGAGCGCGTCGGCTTGGGCCACTGCCGGTCTTTGTAGATCGCCGGACCCTTCGCGGCGTCGTACTCGAAGATCGGACGGCGAATGATCTGGCGGACGTACCAGTCGGTGTTGAGCAACGAGGTGTTGGCGACGATGACGTCTCGCCGAATGCCTTCGACTTCCTGCGCGTACCACAGAGGGAAGGTGTCGTTGTCGCCGACGGTGACGAGCACGCCGTACGGCTCGACCGAATTGAGCATGTCTGCGGCGAAGTCGCGCGTGTCGCGATGTCCGGCGCGCGACGCCCAGTGCCAGTTCCCGAAAAGCGGGATCAGCGCCAGCGCGAGCACCGGCGAGCTGAGTTGCCAACTCTTTTGCGTGGGCATCACGATGGCTTCGCGTCCCACCTTGACCGTCTCGGTGCCGAGCAGCGAGGCGATCGATTCCCAGACGTACAGCAGACCGAGCGCGGCCCACACGCCCCACGCCGAGAAGCTCCAGAGGAAGAAGTAGTCTCGGTCGCGCACCTCGTGCGGCGCCGGCGACGACGGATCCTGCGACGCGCCCAGCTTGAAGTTCAAATAGAATATCAACAACAGCGTCATCGTGAACATCAGCGAGCCGAAATACCAGAAGCTCCGCTGGTCACGTTTGAAGTGCACCCATCCGCCGAAGACTCCGAGGACGAGCGCGCCGGCGGCGAGCAGCGCCTGCGAGAACGGGTGGTCGCCGTGCGCGTCGCGGATCCACTGCCACTTGAAGTAGAGCCACCACATCGCGACCTGTTCGCCGAATGACGCCTGGCGGTCGCTCAAGTCCGGCTTACCGTACTGGCCGCGGTTGAAGTTGTACTCGAACGCGTCGAGCGTCCCCTTGGAGAACGTGCACGATGCCGCGAGGTGCGTGCGGCACGCGGTCGGTTCTCCTTCGTTGATCGCCGGGAAGTACGCCGCGCGAATCGGCTGCGTCGCAAATGGAGTGAGTCCAAGGACGACCGCGCCGAAGCAGGCGAGGAGCAATCTCCATCGGGTGATCGTCGTCGGTCGGCGGATGAGCACGGCGATGCCGACCGCCGGCGCCGCGAGCATGCCGGCCATGTGGTTCGCGTAGCCGAGACCGCAGATATACGCGACGAGCACGAGAATCCTGTCGGCCTTGGGACCGTCGGGGTCATCGGACCAGCGAATCATCAACCACGAAATCACCGCGATGCCGACGAGCGACACGGTGTAGACCTTCTCGTTGACGACCGACTGATTCCAGACCGTGAACGCCGTCGCGCCGAGCAGCGCGCCGAGCACGCCACCGACGATTCGCTGCCAGCGCGCCGGGAACCACCCCACCAGAATCCGCTCGGTGACGAGGAACCACATGCCGGCCGACGCCGCGCTACAGATCGCCGCAAGAATGTTGATCCGAACCGCGACCGTGGATGCGATCGGCAGGATCGAGAAGGTCCGGCCCAAGATCACGAACAGCGGATTTCCCGGAGGGTGGGGAAGCCCGAACGTGTACGCCGCCGCGATGTATTCGCTCGTATCCCACATCGCCGTAGAGGGCGACAGCGTGATGAGATACAGAAGCAGCGCGCCCAACGAGACGCCGAGGGCGGCCCCGTAGGACGGGCGGTAGTCGAGGTCGGACGTGGAAGGAGCGGACATTTAGAAAGACGAAAGGCGAAGAGGCCGAACTCCGAAACTGCCAAAACTCCGAAACTGCCAAACTCCGAGACTGCCGAACACCGAGACTGCGAAGGTGCCGAACCGCGAAACTGCCGAACGGCGAAACTGCCGACTCCGAGAGGGCTCAGCTGCGAGGCCGGTCCACCGGTCCACCGGTCCACCCAATCCTAGCGGACTCGCCTACAAACCGCCGAGGTGCTGCATCTTGAACGTCGCGACCGCCCCGACCACACCGGCGGTCCCCGGAAGGGCGCCCGGGACGATCCGTGCCGCGTCGACCGCGGGGCGGAAGGCACGCCGGCGGACCTCGGCGCGCATCGGCATGAACAGCGTGTCCCCCGCCTGGGTGACTCCGCCTGCGACCACCACCACGTCCGCGTTCACGATGTTGAGGAGATTGGCGATTCCGGCTCCGAGATAGCGCGCGGTGTCGCGGACGATCTCGTTCGCGACGGCGTCGCCCTGTTGCGCGGCCTTGTACACCGTCTCAGCCGTAATGGACTCGAGCTTCCCATCCACCATCGACGGGAGCATCGACGCGGTCTCCTCACGCACGAGGACCTCGCGTGCGCGAGTGGCTATGGCCGGACCGGAGGCGTAGGCCTCGAGACATCCATAGTTGCCGCATTTGCAGTGGCGGCCGTTGAGGTCGATGGTCGTGTGGCCGATCTCGCCGGCGACGTCGGACGATCCGTGAAAGAGCTTTCCGTCGATGATCAACCCGCCGCCGATGCCCGTGCCGATCGTCATGCCGATGACGTTGGTCGCACCCTGCGCTGCGCCCTGCCACCATTCGCCGACCGTGGCGCAGTTCGCGTCGTTGTCGAGCGTGGCGGGGAGATTGAGCCGTTCGGCGATGCGGTCGCGGAGTGGGAAGTTCCGCCAGCCGAGGTTCGGCGCCACGATGACGATGCCCTTCTCGCGGTCGAGCGGACCGGGCGCGCCGATGCCGACGCCGATGAAGTCGTCGCGCGAGGCGCCGGTTTCCGCCATCGTCGCGTTGATGACGTCCTCGATTAGGCCGACGATGCGATCGGCCACGGTTTCAGCCCCGGATTCGGCACTCGTCGGGATGGAGCGCATGGCGTAGTGCTGCTTGCCGTCGGCCGACATCGCGCCGACCACGATGTTCGTGCCGCCGAGGTCCACGCCGATGATGTATTGCTGCTGCTTCTTCGTGGCCGACGACTTGGTCGCCATGAATCAGGAGCTCCGGGGTGTGGAAACGAGGAAGGCGCGCGTGAGGGCGGCCACGTCGCCGGCAGTAATCTCGCGCATACAGCGCCAATGTCCGAGGGGGCAGCGCCTTGGACCGTGCCGGTCGCAAGGGCGACACTCGAGCCCCACGAATTCCGCCACGGCGGAGCGGTCGGCCAGCGGGCCGAAGCCGAAGGCTGGAACGGTCGGTCCGAAGACGGCGACGGTCGGAGTGTTCATTCCCGACGCCAGATGGAGCGGTGCCGAGTCGTTCGTCACCAGCACTCGAGCGCGTCCGATGACCTCGGCCGACGCGAGCAGGGAAAGCCGCCCCGTGGCGTCGATCGATCGTCCGCCGGTCGCGTCGGCGATTTCGTCGGACAGCGGACGATCGGCTTCGCCGCCGATGACTACGATCCGGGCTTCGGCGACCAGAGCTCGCGCGAGGTCGGCGTAGTAGGGCCACCGCTTCGTGGCCCAGATGCTCCCCGGGGCGAGTGCGACGATCGGCACGCCCGCCGTGACGTCGTGGAGCAACGCGTCGGCGGCGGCTCGCTCGGCTTCGCCGGGAAAGAGCGTCGGACGCGGGCGTGCGCGTTCTGCATCGCCCGCGCGCGCGCCGCGATCAGCGAGCGAGAGCAGTCGAGAGGCGTGGTGCTCGCCTTCGGGGGACACGACGCGCGTGGTGTAGAACGCGCGTCCAGCCGACGTCGAGAATCCGATTCGCTCGCGGATCCCCGCCAACAACGTGAGCGCGCCGCTGCGCACCGAGCCCTGAGCGAGGAATGCCGCGGCGTATCGACGGGCTCGGAGGCGGCTCGCGAGTCCCGCCATTCCGACCACGCCTCGATCCTTGCCGCGCTTGTCGTAAATGATCACCTCGCGAACCGCGGGATGATTCGGCAACACCGCGCCCGCCGCCGGCGTGCACACGACGTCCACCGCTCCCTCCTTCGCCAAGCGGGCGAGGAGCGGAGTGGTGAGAATCATGTCACCGAGAAAGCTCGTTTGAACGACGAGAAAGGAAGGCAAGCGAGGAGGAGTATGTCCGCCGCCCGGCCTCCCGTCCACTCAGCGCATGCGTCGGGCGACTCGTGCGACGTCCGCGAAAAATTTACGCTCGGCGCCGGCCCGTTCGTTTTCGGGGGCCCGCAGCACGGCGGAAGGATGCACCGTCGCGAAGGCGACGGGCGCGAGCTCGGACTCGAGCGGCTTTCCCCGGTGCTTCATCACGCTGAACGCCGGACCGAACACCGCCTTCGCCGCCGTCGCGCCGAGGCAGAGAATCGCCTGCGGACGAATCAGTGTCAGCTCGGCCAGCATCCACGGACGGCAAGCGCGGACTTCGCCGGCACTCGGCGTCTTGTGCAAGCGTCTCACCGTGCGGCGGTCCTTTGCCCATTTGAAATGCTTGACGGCGTTCGTCACGTAGATCTCGCTGCGATCGATGCCGGCGGACTCGAACGCGCGATCGAGCAAGCGCCCCGAGGGTCCGACGAACGGATGCCCCGCGCGATCTTCCGCATCGCCGGGTTGTTCCCCAATGACGACGAGCTTCGCGGTCTTCGGCCCCTCGCCAAAGACCGCCTGCGTCGCGTTCGCGTAGAGCGTACAGCCGCGACACTCCTGCACCGCGGCGCGCATCTTGGGAAGCGTCGGCCGAGCGGGAATGAAGTCGTTCGCCGTACCGGTTGATTCGATCGTCGTGGCCACTCGACTCCTCGATGCGTTGACGAACATCCAAGAGGCGGCAAGCCGCGGACCCATGCGGTCGACGACGGCCGCGGTCGCTTGCCAGTCAACGGTTGGGTACGACAGTTGCCTTTCGATGCAGCGACTTCGACAGAGGATACTCGGATGCTGTACACACTCGCGGTCGTACTCATCGTTCTGTGGGCCCTCGGCTTCCTCGCGTTTCACGTCGGCGGCGGGCTAATCCATCTACTGCTCGTCATCGCCGTCATCGCGGTTCTGCTTCGCGTCATTCAGGGCCGGCGCCCGATCTGACACGAGTTCGTCCGGGGTGGTCAGCGCCGCCGCAGAATCGCGGCGGCGGCTCGCCAGCCGGAGTCGATCGCGCCGTGAACGGTTCCGGTGCGGCCGAGGCGATCGGCGGCCTCACCGGCGAACCAGATCGTGTCGCGGATCGGACGGCTGAGCGTCTCACACGCCGTCGCCCCGCCGACGCGTGAGTACGAGTACACGCCGCGCGAGAACGGATCGTTGATCCAGTCGTGGTAGAAAACCGCGGCAACCTCGCGCCGTATCGCCGCGGGCTTCATTCCGAGAACCGTCGCTATCGACGCGATGGCGAGGCTCTCGAGCTCACCACGAGGTAGGCGGGAGAACTCGGCAGCGGGCGGTCCACCGACCCAACCTACCATGGTGGGCGACGCGATCGGGTACGACGTCCACCAGACCGGGAAAGCAACACGTTCTCGTGTCTGAAGGAACGATGTGGTGTCGAGATCCGGCAGGCCGAGACGCTCGGCGAGCTTCTCGTCCCGCCAGAACGCTCGCTTGAATCTGAATACGAGTTTCACGACGGTCCCCATCGCGGTGAGACTCAGTGCGCGCAGAATCGCCGACGGCAGCGGCGGGTCGAACCGAATGGCTCCCGGCGCGCCGTCCCGTGCGGACAGAACTCCCGGCGTGGCGGTGACCACGACCGCCTGCGCCGTCACGCTTCCGCTGGGCGCCCCGGCGACGTCGCGACACTCGACCTCGACGCGGCGATCGCGCCACACGATGCGCTCGGCGAGCGTCTCGAATCGAACATCGGCGCGCACTTGATCGGCGAGACGCTCGATCAAGGTGTCGTAGCCGCCGACGACACGTCCCATGCGCATCTCGCGGCGATCGCCTTGGGGCCAACCGCCGTCGGCGAGGGCCTTTTCGCTGATCACGGTCGTATCGGCGGCGTGAAAGCCTTCGACGAACAGCTTCGCTCGTTGACGGTCTCTAGGCTTCAACGAGCGATTCGCCGCAAGGGCGTCGGCGAACGAGCGATCCTGGTCTCGATCAGGATCGAGCCGCCGCATCACGCGGTCGATGGTCGACCAGAAGTCGGCCATGACCGCGAGCTCTTTGCCGGCGCGCGTCAGACGGTGGGGCGCGATGTCGAGTGTCGGCAGATGATGCTCTGACGCGACCCGACGGATCGGATCGGCCTCGCCATGAATGAATTCCGCGCCGAGCTCGATCGGGACCTCGAGATCCGACTGGTGCTGCGTGAAGATGCGGCCGCCGAGACGGGCGCGCGCCTCGAGCACGACGACGCGACAGCCCTCCCGCCGAAGCGTGGAGGCGGCGGCGAGCCCCGACGCGCCGGCGCCGATTACAGCGACGTCAAAGTCCACGAGTCGAGAGGGCGGGCGCGCGAGAGCGACATCGAGCGAAGGTACCCAGGTTCAAAGAGTCGAACGACGAGCAAGGCGTTCGCGACCGGCACGGCGCGCGAGTTGAAGAAAAGACGGTCGTCATGCGGCGGGAGGGAAGGCGAGTCGTGACGACGAATACGAAGAACCATCGACGCGCGGGCGCGGCCAAACCGAAACGGACGCGGCGGTGGTCGGCACGCGTGACGCGCGAGAGCAACGCGCTCGATCTGGATCGCGACGTATTCACATGGGATGACCCGAAGCGTATCGCGAGATCGCTCAAGCGGTCGGCCGAGCACAGCCGGCGACGCAGGAGCGAACCGTATCGATCGGCGATGTCGATGTTGACCTTTTACGTCAACCGCGCGGGAAAAAACCTGTCGCCGACGCGGCGACGCGTGCTCGAGAGCGCGAAAGCGGAGCTCAAGCACGCGTTTGGCCGCGACTAACGGCGAACACGCCGATCAGCGCGACTGCCGGGCGCGAGTGCGAGCGGCCTTCTTGGCGGCGGCAGACCGTGCGCGAGCGCCCTTGGTGCGAACGGCCTTCCGCGCGGCCGCCGAGCGCGCCGACGCGCCTCGCCGACGTGCGCTGGAGCGCGCCTGGCTGCTGAGCGACTTTCGGCTCGCGGCGCTGTGCCCTTCGCGGCGCAGCGCGCCCTCAACGGCGCGCGACCGCTTGCGCGACGTCTTTCGGCGTCGCGACTTTCCCTTGGCGAGGTCGCGCTTCGCCTTCGTGCGCGTGCGTGACGAGCTGCTCTTGCTCGGCTGGAGCTTGACGCCCGAGCGTCGCGCCTTCGACAGTCCGATGGCGATCGCCTGCTTCGTCGACCGGGCGCCGTGCTTGCCCTCGCGAATGTGATGCATCTCCTCGCGCACGAACTCGCCGGCCTGCGTCGAGGGTGATTTGCCCTCGGCTTTGTCCTCGTGTGCGCGCTCGATCGTTTCACGTTCCGGCATTGTCCCT
Proteins encoded in this region:
- a CDS encoding DUF3175 domain-containing protein; this translates as MTTNTKNHRRAGAAKPKRTRRWSARVTRESNALDLDRDVFTWDDPKRIARSLKRSAEHSRRRRSEPYRSAMSMLTFYVNRAGKNLSPTRRRVLESAKAELKHAFGRD
- a CDS encoding DUF6496 domain-containing protein, with product MPERETIERAHEDKAEGKSPSTQAGEFVREEMHHIREGKHGARSTKQAIAIGLSKARRSGVKLQPSKSSSSRTRTKAKRDLAKGKSRRRKTSRKRSRAVEGALRREGHSAASRKSLSSQARSSARRRGASARSAAARKAVRTKGARARSAAAKKAARTRARQSR